A stretch of Elusimicrobiota bacterium DNA encodes these proteins:
- the topA gene encoding type I DNA topoisomerase: MAGPGQNPMKLVIVESPNKVRKIKDFLGPGFRVAASFGHVRDLPAKGDLAVTFQDGKVAPTYEMLERSSRAISELSSLAKGADEVLLATDPDREGEAIAWHVSQLLGERKYQRVVFHAVTKAAVQKAMAEPRPLDSRLVNAQQARRVLDRVVGWLVSPTLRRIGKAAKSAGRVQSVALRLVAEREAEIGRFKNVDYMILAAKLEKPGSPPAFLAKLITWKGTPLNQRLKDPALAEQAIAWCKAQRWEVLSCERRDSSRNAPPPFSTATVQQAASVRLGFNPDVTMKLLQGLFEDGHITYHRTDSTALSPEAIAEARALIAKEFPPEYLPQSPIIHATKSANAQEAHEAIRPTHPEKGADALGQGDAGKLYKLIWQRFMACQMSAGKDQITTLDVACAPGEWKMPDGTLVPRGIFQAKGKVLVFDGWRKLAGEDATEEAKVKAKPGEQPEGDAVEDDESSDELPMLNVGDAVNVLDLVAQKRSTKPPPRYTQASLIKKLEKDGIGRPSTYANIMRTIIDRGYVEEKKRKLHATELGQSVTDFLVRNFTGNFIDLNYTARLEEDLDRISRGEADWEKVVTEASFAVLKLAQRAGLRGNPLQPRTPPPQAPQAA, from the coding sequence ATGGCTGGCCCAGGCCAGAACCCGATGAAGCTCGTCATCGTCGAGTCGCCCAACAAGGTCCGCAAGATCAAGGACTTCCTGGGCCCGGGCTTTCGCGTGGCCGCGTCCTTCGGCCACGTGCGCGACCTGCCGGCCAAGGGCGACCTGGCCGTGACTTTCCAGGACGGCAAGGTGGCCCCGACCTACGAGATGCTCGAGCGTTCTTCCCGGGCCATCAGCGAGTTGTCGAGCCTGGCCAAAGGCGCTGATGAAGTCTTGCTGGCCACCGACCCGGACCGCGAGGGCGAGGCCATCGCCTGGCACGTCAGCCAGCTCCTCGGCGAGCGCAAATACCAGCGCGTGGTGTTCCACGCCGTGACCAAGGCGGCGGTGCAGAAAGCCATGGCAGAGCCGCGGCCGCTCGACTCGCGCCTGGTCAACGCCCAGCAGGCGCGCCGCGTGCTCGACCGCGTGGTGGGCTGGTTGGTCAGCCCCACTTTGCGCCGCATCGGAAAGGCGGCCAAGAGCGCGGGCCGCGTGCAGTCCGTGGCCCTGCGCCTGGTGGCCGAGCGCGAGGCCGAGATCGGCAGGTTCAAGAACGTGGACTACATGATCCTGGCCGCCAAGCTGGAGAAGCCCGGAAGTCCGCCGGCATTCCTGGCCAAGCTCATCACCTGGAAGGGCACGCCGCTCAATCAGCGGCTCAAGGACCCCGCCTTGGCCGAGCAGGCCATCGCCTGGTGCAAGGCCCAGCGCTGGGAGGTCCTTTCCTGCGAGCGCCGCGACTCCTCGCGCAACGCCCCGCCGCCGTTCTCCACGGCCACGGTCCAGCAAGCGGCCTCGGTGCGCCTGGGCTTCAACCCGGACGTGACCATGAAGCTCCTGCAGGGACTCTTCGAGGACGGGCACATCACCTATCACCGCACGGACTCCACGGCCCTGTCTCCCGAGGCCATCGCGGAGGCGCGAGCGCTCATCGCCAAGGAGTTCCCGCCCGAGTACCTGCCCCAGTCGCCCATCATCCACGCCACCAAGTCCGCCAACGCCCAGGAGGCCCACGAGGCCATCCGGCCCACGCATCCGGAGAAAGGCGCCGACGCTCTGGGCCAGGGCGACGCGGGCAAGCTCTACAAGCTCATCTGGCAGCGCTTCATGGCCTGTCAGATGTCCGCGGGCAAGGATCAGATCACGACCCTGGACGTGGCTTGCGCGCCGGGCGAGTGGAAGATGCCCGACGGCACGCTGGTGCCGCGGGGGATATTCCAGGCCAAGGGCAAGGTTCTGGTGTTCGACGGCTGGCGCAAGCTGGCCGGCGAGGACGCGACCGAGGAGGCCAAGGTCAAGGCCAAGCCCGGCGAACAGCCCGAGGGCGACGCCGTGGAAGATGACGAGTCCTCCGACGAGCTGCCGATGCTGAATGTGGGCGATGCGGTCAATGTGCTGGACCTCGTGGCGCAGAAGCGCTCCACCAAGCCGCCGCCGCGCTACACGCAGGCTTCTTTGATCAAGAAGCTGGAGAAGGACGGCATCGGGCGCCCTTCCACATACGCCAACATCATGCGCACCATCATCGACCGCGGCTATGTGGAGGAGAAGAAGCGCAAGCTCCACGCCACGGAGCTGGGACAGTCCGTGACGGATTTCCTGGTGCGCAATTTCACGGGGAACTTCATAGACCTCAATTATACGGCGCGGCTGGAGGAGGACCTGGACCGGATCTCGCGCGGCGAGGCGGACTGGGAGAAGGTGGTGACCGAGGCCAGCTTCGCGGTCCTCAAGCTCGCCCAGCGCGCGGGCCTGCGCGGCAATCCCCTGCAGCCGCGGACGCCTCCGCCGCAGGCCCCCCAAGCCGCCTGA